The segment CCGCTTGGGCGACCGCCGCCTTGCGGGTGTCGATCGACACGGTCACCTCGCCGGCGAGTGCCTCCACCACCGGGAGGACCCGCCGCAGCTCCTCTTCGACCGCAACCGGCTGCGCCCCGGGGCGGGTCGACTCGCCTCCGACATCGACGATGTCGGCTCCCTCGGCTACGAGTTGCAGTCCATGGGAGATGGCCGCCGCCGGATCCAGCCATTTCCCGCCGTCGGAAAAAGAATCGGGGGTGACGTTGAGCACCCCCATCACCGCGGTCACGTCGTCAGCGTACAGGCGGGGATCAGCGCCCCCCGTGCCCGCCGTGAATGAAGCTCATCGCTTCACTCCTCGCCGCCACGCTTTTGCGCATAAGGCCGCGCACGGCTGACGTAACGGTCAGAGCTCCCGGCTTTTTCACGCCGCGCATGGACATGCACAGGTGCTCGGCCTCGACGACAACCAGAACCCCGCGGGGTGCCAGCACCTGCTCCAGGCAATCCGCGACCTGGCTGGTGAGGCGCTCCTGCACCTGAGGCCGCTTCGAGAAACCGTCGACCAGACGGGCGAGCTTCGACAGCCCGGTTATCCGCCCGTCCTCGTTCGGTATGTAAGCGACGTGTGCACTGCCGAACCACGGGACCAGGTGGTGCTCGCACACGCTGTAGATGGGGATGTCCTTGACCATGACCATCTCGTCGTGGTCGGCCTCGAATACGACAGACAGATGGTCGCCGGGATCTTCTCGCAGGCCGGAGAAGATCTCCTCGTACATGCGGGCGACCCTGTTCGGGGTGGCGACCAGCCCGTCACGGTCGGGGTCCTCGCCGATTGCCAGCAGGATCTCACGAACCGCTCTCTCGAGTCGCGGGATGTCCACAGTGGACTTGGCGACGGCAAGGTCGCGATCGTCGATGCGGCGCAGCTCGCTCATTGCTGAGTGCCCGGCTTGGGTCGGGGCCGCGGTCTGGCCGTCGACGCGGCGCCCGAGTCGTCGCCACCGGACTTGGCCTGCTGGCGACGCTGAGCCGGAAGGGCGGTGGACTTGTCCGACCGTGCCTGTGATCGTGTCGCTGCTCCGACTGGCGCCCGGCCAGGTGCGGTCAAGGGCCTCCGGCGGCGCCCAGGCGACGCTCCCTCTGCCTCCGGCGCAGGTTCGGCCTTCGCTGGGATCGGGGTGCCGGCCGCTCCCCGGCCACTGCGGCGCTTCCCGCCGGCATCCGCCGCTGCAGGCCGCTTCGCCGCTTCGTGCGGAGGCCAACCAGCCAGCGGTCCGAGGATCGCCTCGAGGTCCATCGAGTCGAGGGTTTCCTTTTCGACAAGCTCCCGAGCCATCCGGTCCAGCGTGGCCCGGTGGTGAGTAAGAACGGCACCCGCCCGGGAGTGCGCCTCTTCGATCAGGCCTCTCACCGCGCGGTCGATCCTGGCGGCGACCTCTTCGGAGTAGTTCGCCTGGTGGCCGAACTCGCGCCCGAGGAAGACCTCTCCTTCACGCTGCCCGAGCTGCTGCGGCCCGAGCTCGTCGCTCATGCCGTACTCGGTGACCATCGCGCGGGCGATCCGGGTCACCTTCTCGATGTCGTTCTCGGCGCCCGTGGTCGGCTCGTCGAACACCAGCTCCTCGGCGGTCCGGCCGCCGAGCGCCATCGCCATCATGTCGCGCAGCTGGCTCCGCGAATGGTTGTACCGGTCCTCGGGCAGGGTGAAGGTCAGCCCGAGGGATCGGCTCCTGGCGACGATCGACACCTTGTGGATCGGGTCCGCGTGGGTGAGGACGTGCCCGACGATGGCGTGCCCGGCCTCGTGGTAGGCGGTGACCAGCTTGTCGTGGTCGCTCATCACCACCGTCTTGCGCTCAGGACCTGCGAGCACCCGGTCGATGGCTTCCTCGCACTCGCGCATCCCGATCTGGCGGAGGTTCCGCCGGGCGGCGAGGATCGCTGCCTCGTTCAGAAGGTTGGAGAGATCGGCACCGGTGAAGCCTGGGGTCCGCTTGGCGAGGACGTCCAGCTCCGCCGACTTCGAAAGCGGCTTCCCTCTGGCGTGAACGCTCAGAATCTGACGCCGGCCCGCCAGATCGGGCCGGTCGACGACGATCTGGCGGTCGAAACGACCCGGCCGCAGCAGCGCCGGATCGAGAATGTCCGGGCGGTTCGTCGCCGCGATCAGGATCACCCCGCCGCGAACGTCAAAGCCATCCATTTCGACGAGGAGCTGGTTGAGGGTCTGCTCGCGTTCGTCGTGGCCGCCCCCGAGTCCCGCTCCGCGGTGACGGCCGACCGCGTCGATCTCGTCCATGAACACGATCGCCGGCGCGTTCGCCTTCGCCTGCTCGAAGAGATCCCTGACCCGGCTGGCTCCGACCCCGACGAACATCTCCACGAAGTCCGAACCCGAGATCGAAAAGAACGGAACGCCCGCTTCGCCGGCCACCGCCCTCGCCAGCAGGGTCTTGCCCGTACCAGGAGGCCCGAACAACAGAACGCCCTTGGGAATCTTCGCCCCGAGCGCCTGGAAGCGGCCCGGAGCCTCCAGGAATTCCTTGATCTCCTGCAACTCGGCGACCGCCTCGTCCGCTCCCGCCACGTCTGCGAAGGTGACCTTCGGCTGGTCCTTACCGGCGGTCTTCGCCCGGGACTTGCCGAACTGCATGACCCTCGAGCCGCCGCCTTGCATCGAGTTCACCGCGAACAGGAACAGGCCGACGATCAGGATGATCGGCAGGTAGTTCTCGAGGAAGATCGTTATCCACGGGTTGGACTTCGAATGGGTGACCTTTACCGCGGCGCCGGAGGCGATGATCTTGTCGGTGAGCGGCTGGGTGAGCCGTTCCGGGTACTGCACGACGTAGGCGGTCCCGTCGCGCATCTTTCCGGTGATCGTGTCGGATCCGTCGTGGATGACTGCGGTGGCCACCGTCTTGTTCGCGACCGCGTTGTCGTAGTCGCTCAGGCTCACGGTGGTCTGGCTTGGCCCGGAGCGCAGCGCGTCGAACAGCAGCAACGCGATAATCACCGCGATCAGCGCCCAAACGATCGGGCTGCGCAGGACCTTCTTCATTGTTCAGAAAGGGTAGCTGGAGGTTTGTGCCCAGCGGCGGGCACAGATGCTTAATTCGCCGTAGTTTCGGCAGTCCCTCGGTAAGTGACCACGTATGGGAGGTTGCGGTAGCGCTCCGCCACGTCGAGCCCGTAACCGACCACGAACTCGGGCGGGATGCGGAATCCCTCGTAGGCGAGATCCAGCTCGACCGACTGCAGCCCGTCTTTCACCAGGAGAGCGACCACCTCGAGCGATGCCGGGTGGCGAGCCCAGAGGTTGCGTCTCAGGTAGGAAAGGGTCAGCCCCGAATCGACGATGTCCTCCACTATCAGCACGTGCCTGCCGGTCAGGTCTATGTCCAGGTCCTTCACGATGCGAACCACTCCGCTCGTGTGGGTCGAGCTGCCGTAAGAGGAAACGGCCATGAAGTCGAGCTCCACGGGGAGGCGGATCGCACGGGCCAGGTCGGACAAGAAAAGGCACGCCCCCTTGAGGACGCCGACCAGCAGGGGCGGCCGGTCCTGGTAGTCCGCCGTGATCTGCTCCCCCAATTCGGCAATCCGGGCCTGAAGCTTGTCCTCCGGTACAACAACCTCGCCGAGGACCGGGTCCTCCGTGAAGTCCATAGGGCGACCCTACCGGGGCTTCGCCGGTGAACCGGATTCCACGGTCAAACGCCCAGAGCTCCTCGAAACCCGCCGGGCGCCCGAGAGCTCGCATGCGGTGGCTGCACCGAGGACCACCTCGATCACCCGGGCCACCTCCGCAGAAGACGGGGGGTGAGCTTCGTCGTCCCCACCCTGCTCGGGATCACGTAGCCACTTCCTCAGAGCCCGCCGGACGAGCGGGAGGGGCGCCTCCCGCAGGCCACGGGCATCGGTCGGGTCGAGCCTCGCTGAGAGTTGGTCGAGCAGGGTCGCTTCGTCGCGCAGCAGGTCGGCCTGGCGGGCGAGCACCGGGACGACGTCCCGCCCGGCGATGTCCGACAGCAGCGGGATCAGCTCGTGGCGTACCCGGTTCCGCAAAAAGCGCGGGTCGTCGTTGGTCGGGTCCTTCAGGACTGCCAGCCCTTCCTCCAAACAGAGGGCCTCGGTCTCGCTGCGGCGGAGACCCAGGAGCGGCCGGCTCGGATCGCGCTTGATTCCCGCGAGGCCGTCGAGGCCGGCGCCGCGAAGAAGGTTGAGCAGGACGGTCTCGGCCTGGTCGTCCATGGTGTGGCCCGTCATCACGGCCGGCGGGAGCACCGAATAGCGGGCGGCACGGGCGCGGGCCTCGAGGTCGGGCCCGGGATCCAGCCGGACCGCGAGAGATTCGAAACGGGCTTCGAACCGGGCGGCCGCCTTCGCCACCGTCTCCGCCTCGAGATCCGATCCCTCTCGCAGCCCGTGGTCGACGTGAAAGGCGGTGACGTTGAGTCCTGCGGTCGTCGCGAGTGCCAAAAGGGCGAACGAGTCCGCGCCGCCCGAAACAGCGACGTTTACCGCAGCGCCCGGCAGGGGGAAGTCGCAGCGGTCGAGCAGAGCCTCCATGAGGCGCATCGATCGCGGCCCAGCCGACCTTCTCGTGGTCACCCCAGGGCCAGGGGTGGGGCCGCCGTCGCTCGGTCGATCCACGTCTGCGGATTGCGGATCTCTGGCCAGGAAGGCAGCCATCCCGGACCTTCCCAGACCTTGGACAACAGGCTCTTCCCACCGGCGCCCTCGACGGCTTCGATGAACCGTTCTCCCTGCTCGTACTGGCGAAGCTTGGCGTCGAGGCCGATGAGGACGCTCAGTGCCTTGGCGAACCCGCGCTGCTGTCGCCTCTGCCGGAGGACCGAGCTGAACCGCTTGGCGCTGGGGATCCGATCGGTGCCGGCCCGATCCATGGTGATGTCGCCGTGGCCTTCGAGCAGGCTCATCATCCCCCCGATCTCCTGGATCGCCTCGTACTGCTCCGGGGAGGCGATGAGGGTGACCAGGCCGCCCTCGTCGAGCGGGTTGTTGCCAGAGCGGACCGCTGCTGCGGTCCGCCTGAGGGCCTCGAGGAGCTGCTTCGGATCGGGATCGATGGCGGAAAGCGTCCGCTCCACGAGCGAGAGGAAGTGGCCTCGCATCCAGGGAACGCCGGTGAACTGTGCGCGGTGGGTGACCTCGTGCAGCGCCAGCCACAGTCTGAACTCTCGCGGAGGGAAGCCGTACTTCCTTTCCAGCGAGACGATGTTCGGGCCCACGTAATAGACCATGTCCTGGTCCTCGGGCCGCTCCTCCTCGATCAGGAGCTGGTCGTACTGGCCGAGAACCCGGGTGGACATCCATCCGAGGACCAGGCCGACCTCTCCTCCGCTCATAACTCGAGAAAGTTGCGTGAACGCGGACCCGACCTTGTGGGTTCGTTCGAGGCGTTCGCCGAGCTTGTCGGTCACCGGCCGGAGGAGCCGCTGGAACGACGCGACGTTCGCCTCGACCCACTCGGGGCGGTCGACGACGCGGGCGCGCGCGGCGCCGGCCAACGACCGCAGACCGGTCTCGGCGGTCACCAGCTCCTCCGCCTGGGCGGTCAGCTCGGCAAAGTCGGCCTCGAGAACCCGCCGCTCGTACCGAGAGAGCTGCGGCTGGCGGCTGGCGACCTTACGGGCGACCTGGGACGCCGTGTCCCACGAGATCACTTCAGCCATGCGACCGCTTTCTCACAACGTCGCGCATGCTACCGGTAACGCTGCGATGTCTCGCGCGGGGCGCGCGCCTGTAGGGGCGCCAAAAAAGGGGCCCGCCGGTGTTAGGCGATCTTTTTGCCGCGGGTCCTGGGTACCGCCATCGGCTCGTGGAGGTAGCAGTACTTCCCGTTGTTGTACATCGACAGCTTGGTGCTACAACCGGGCTCGCGACAGGTTCGGCCCTTCCCGAACGACTTCGACGGCCGCTCACTGCCACTCAAGGTGTGCCCTGCAAGGGTGCGCTCGCTCATTTCAATCCCCTTAAACACTCAGCGGCCGACGGTGATTCCGTGCCTCTCTATACGAAGTCCGGGCGGGACTTGGATGCCTTCTCGATGCTCTCGGCGATCCGCTGGCGCAGGCTGTCGGGCACTTGATCCCGGCAACTTCGTGCAATGACAACCTTCAGCTCCGCCTCGAAATCGAACGCTCTCAGGCAGGGCGCGCAGTGATCCAGGTGCTCCTGTATGGCCTGCCGTCGGTCGGCGGTGAGCTCCCCGTCTAGGTAGTGATACAGGGTGTGCAGCGCGTCAGCGCAATCCCCACCACCCATGAGGTCGTCGACGCTCGGTTCCCGTGCCTTACCTTCCATCCGACTCTCAACTCGTGCTCTCCGCGGTCTGATCGACCAGGCCGCGCTCCTTACCAAAATCGAGCAACGTCTTTTGAAGCGCCTTTCTTCCACGATGAAGTCGGCTCATCACGGTTCCGATCGGAACGTCGAGGATGTCGGCGATCTCCTTGTACGAGAAACCTTCGACGTCGGCCAGTAAAACGGCCATTCGGAACTGCTCCGGTAGCGCTTCGACCGCGTCCTTCACGTCCCCCTCGGTGAAGTGCTCCAGCACCTGCTCCTCGGCGCTTCGCCCGGCGTTAGCCGCCTCGAGCCCGCCCAGCCGGCGGTACAGGTAGAGGTCCTCGACCTCGTCGAGATCGGTCTGCTCGGGACGCCGGCGGCGGGCACGGTAGGAGTTGATGTAGGTGTTGGTGAGGATTCGGTACAACCAGGCCTTCAGGTTGGTCCCCTCCTTGAAGGTGCCGAACGCCCGGTAGGCCTTCAAATAGGTCTCCTGGACCAGGTCCTCTGCGTCCGCGGGGTTGCGCGTCATACGAAGGGCGGCGCTGTAGAGCGACCCCATGTACTGCATGGCTTGTTCGGCGAACTGGGCCTGATCGGCCATGCGGCAACCCTACCCGGCCGGTGTGACGGCGCCCGGCGATATAGCCGGGCGCGACGGGATAAGTCGGTCGGGCGGGATCCGAGCGACGACCGTTCTTTTTTTCCGTATGTTCTTGGGCTGTGAACGTGACTGTTCTGGGGGCGGGATCGTGGGGAACGACGGTCGCGAGCCTTACAACGGCTCTCAACTCCACGGTCCTCTGGGCGCGCAATCCCGAGGTGGCCGGCGAAGTGAACCAGGAGCACACCAATGCCACCTACCTGCCCGGGGTAACGCTACCAAGGCGGCTGCGTGCCACTGCGGACCTCGAAGAGGCCGCCCGGTTCGCCGACGTCCTGATCGTCGGGGTCCCCTCGAAGGGCTTCCGGGCCACGGTCGAGGAGTCTCGGAAGTGGGTGCGGCCGTGGATACCGGTGGTCAGCCTCACCAAGGGCTTCGAGGTCGGGAGCCTGCTGAGGATGACCCAGATCATCGAGGAGCAGCTCCCCGGCCATCCCGCCGCGGCGTTGAGCGGGCCGAACCTGGCCCGCGAGATCATGGCCGGCCAAGCGGCGGCGAGCGTGGTCGCGACCGACGACCTGGGCGTGGCGGCCGGGCTGCAAGGCCTGCTCCGACACAAGCTGTTCCGGGTCTACCGCAACCACGACGTGATCGGTGCCGAGGTCGGCGGGGCGTTGAAGAACGTGATCGCCATCGCCTCCGGCATCGGCGAAGGACTCGGGGTAGGCGACAACACCAGGGCGGCGGTGATGACCCGGGGCCTCGCCGAGTTGATGAGGCTGGGCGTGGCGATGGGCGCGGAGTCCCAGACCCTCGCCGGGCTCGCCGGGATGGGGGACTTGGTGGCGACGTGCATGAGTCCGTTTTCGAGGAACCGGACGGTGGGCGAGCTGCTCGGCCGGGGCAAGCCACTCGACCAGATCCTCGCCGAGATGCACATGGTCGCCGAGGGGGTCGGAACCGCCAAGACCGCGCTGTCCCTCGCCGAGATGTACGGCGTGGAGCTGCCGATATGCGAGGAGATCCACAAGGTGGTGCTGGGCCAGCAGCGCCCGGTGGACGCCTACCGGGGTTTGAGAGCGGCGGGGCACGAGGCCGACCCCGGATAGCTCCTGCCGTGTCAAACGGTTCGCGCGGTCTCCGTTCGAATCCGAAGAGCAGACTTGAGCAGCCCCGCGGCGAGCGATGCGCCGGCGCCCTCCCCGGCCCGCAGCCGCAGGTCGAGCAGCGGCTCCTGGCCGAGCGCCTCGAGTACCAGGCGGTGGCCGTTCTCCCGGCTCCGCTGCCCCGCCACGAGATGCGCCGCGATCGCAGGCTCCTCCCGCACGGCGACGAGGGCTGCGACGGAGGTCGCCAAGCCGTCGAGGATGACGACGCCACCCGCTTCGGCGACGCCTCGAGTGACGCCGGCGAGGAACACGATCTCGGGTCCGCCCAGAGCGGCGACAATTCCTAAACGGTTCGCCGACGAGCTGGCCGAAGAATTAGTGAGCCCGAGGCTTGTTGCCCGCTCCAGGGCCGCGGCGACGACTTCTCGTTTTCTGTCCACCATCGCCGAGTCCGCCCCCGCCCCCAACCCGACGACCGCACCGGGGTCGGCACCAAGCAAGGCGGCCGCCACCGCGGCCGCAACGGTTGTGTTGCCGATGCCAACCTCGCCGAGGGCGACCAGCCACGAGGCGCCGGCCGAGCTGCCGGCGGGGTCCCGAACGAGCGAGCGACCCAAACCGGCTCCGGCGTCGAGGAGAGTCCGGGCGTCATCGAGCGTCAGGGCGTCGCCGTGGACGAGATCGGACCTATGGCCGGCGGGGCGGCGGCACAACGCCCCGGCGACCGGATCTCCTTCCACCCCGGCGTCTACGACCACGACGTCCAGGCCGGCCGATAAGGCCGCGACCGCCCCGACTGAACTCCGCGCAACCGTGGCCTCGGCCACCGATCGCGTGACGGTGAAATCGTACGCAGAGACGTCGTGTCTCCGCACGAGGTGGTCGGCGGCCGCGAGCACCAGCGTTCCGCCGTCGAGGCGAACGTTGGCCGGCCCGCCGAGCACCGCGAGCACCTTGTCCACGGCCCGGTCGAGGACACCGAGAGCTCCGAGGGGGCTCAGGATGGCGTCGCCGGAATCGTGGGCGGCGACCACGGCCGACTGAGAGGGCATCGCCACCCGGGATCCCGAACGAGGAGGGATTCGCCGGCCGTCCCAGCGGTCGCGCATCACCACGGCTTCGAGGGGCGCCTTCTCCGACCAACCTCGGCGTTCCAGCCCCGGGGTCGGGGGTCTTTCGTCCGGCCAGCCGACGCACAGCCATCCCAGAGACTCGACGCCGTCGGGGGCTTCGACCAGTCCGGCCAGGTCCCCTGGCTCGAACAGGGTGACCCAACCGACTCCCAGCCCGGCGGCCCTGGCACACAGCCACAGGTTCTGGATGGCGCACGCGCACGACCACAGGTCAGCGTCCTGAAACGTCGCCCGCCCCAGTACGTCGCCAGCGGGAGTCCGGCGATCGCAACAGACCACGATTCCGACGGGTGCTTCCCGGATTCCCTCCAGGTCGAGGTCGAGGAGGTGCCGGCCGGAGTCCGGATCCATGGAAGCGGCCTGAGAAAGACGTGCTCGATCGGCAAGGACCGCGGCTCGGGAGCGAGTGCTCTCATCGGTCACCACGATGAACCGCCACGGCTGCGAGTGCCCGACCGATGGCGCCTGGTGAGCGGCGGAAAGGAGCTCGGTGACAATTCCTTCCGGGACGGGGTCCGGACGAAAGCGACGAATGTCGCGCCGCGCGGCCAGAATCCGCGCCAGCGTGCCCTGCTCCTCTTCCGAGAATGCCCATGCCGACGGGTCAGCCGATCTTTCGGCAGCGCTGGACGCGTCGCCGATGTTCGGTGCAGCGCGCGACCAGGTCTGGGGCATCGGAACTGGAGCGTACGCGCGGCCGCGAAACAAGCCCAAAGAAACCAACCCCAAAGAAACCAACCCCAAAGAAACCAACACAGAAAGAAGCGGTGTCCCCGGTAGCGTCCGCAATGTGGCTGGCGCCCGATTTCCTTTCCTCGACGGCTCGCGACCGATCGCGTTCGCCCACCGTGGCGGCGCGCTCGAGAACGTGGAGAACACCTGGACTTCGTTCAAGCACGCCCTCGATCTCGGCTACGGCTATATGGAGACCGACGTCCATGCGACAAGCGACGAGGTCGTGGTCGCGGTGCACGACCCGGACCTCTCCCGGGTCGGCGACCGTCAAGGGCTGGTGAGAGATCTCACCTGGCACGATTTGTCGGGTATCGAGCTGACCGGCGGCGAACACGTTCCACGCCTGGACGACCTGCTCGGTGCTTGGCCGGACGTGCGGTGGAACGTGGACGCTAAACACGACTCGGTGGTACGTCCGCTGGCGGACACCCTGATGCGGTGCGATGCGGTGGATCGGGTGTGCGTGACGTCGTTTTCGGACGTGCGTCTCGAGCGGCTGAAGCGGATGATCGGCCCGAGGCTCTGCACCGCGATGGGTCCGGCAGCCGTGGGAACCCTGCGGCTGACCAGCCTCTCACCGTTCGCACCGGGCGCGCTTTCGCGTGCGGCCCTGCTGCCGTTCCGGAGGTTCGGTGCGGTCCAGGTCCCGACCCGCTACCGCAACGTCGAGATCATCGAACGACGATTCGTGAACACCGCGCACCACGCCGGTCTGCAGGTCCACGTATGGACCATCGACGACGAGCCCGAGATGGCACGGCTCCTCGATCTCGGAGTCGACGGGATCATGACCGACCGCCCAACCCTCCTGAAGAGTGTTCTCGAGAAGCGAGGCGAGTGGCGCGGGCGCGGCGACGATGGGATCCGCCAGGTTTAACTCGGCTCTACGGTCAGCCCGTGACCCGAGGTCCAGGGGAAAACGTCACCGGCAGGTGCTTGATGCCGTTGATGAAGTTCGATCGCAGCCGCTCGGCGGGTCCCGCGGGCTGGAGGTCGGGAATCCGGTCGAGCAGGTGCTCGAACATCACCCGGATCTCCAACCGGGCCAGGTTGGCGCCCAGACAGAAGTGCGGGCCGCCGCCGCCGAAAGCCATGTGCGGGTTGGGATCTCTGCCGATATCCAGGCGGTCGGGATCGTCGAACACGGTCTCGTCCCTGTTGGCCGACGCGTGGAAGAACACCACCTTTTCACCATCGTGAATCCGCTGGCCACCGAGGTCGAAGTCCGCGGCGGCTTGCCTGCGGAAATTCATGACCGGTGACACGTAGCGGAGCAGCTCCTCGATCGCCGTGCCCAGAAGGCTCCGGTCGCTCACCAGCCGCTGCCATTGGTCCGGATGGTCGAAGAAAGCATGCATCCCGCCCGCCATCAGGTTCCGCGTGGTCTCGTTTCCCGCAACGGAAAGAAGGAGGAAGAACAGCTCGAGATCGAGGTCGGACAGGCTCTCTCCCTCGACCTCAACCTGCGTGAGCACGCTCATCAGGTCGCCGTGCGGATCGAGCCTTTTCTTCGCGAATAGCTCCGCCGCGTACGCGTACAACTCCATCGCGGCGTGCGTCGCCTGGTCGGCGTTGATCTGGTACTCGGGGTCCTCGTTCCCGACCATCTGGTTCGACCAGTCGAACACCCGATGCCGATCGTCGCGAGGCACTCCGAGCAGTTCTGCGATAACAATCAGTGGAAGCTCCGCGACCAGGTCGGTGACGAAGTCGGCGCTGCCCTTCTCGATGACGGCATCGATGATCTCGTCGGCGGTCTCGTGGATGTGCTGCTCGAGCTGGGAGACCATGCGCGGCGTGAAGCCCTTGTTCACGAGTCTTCGGTACCTCGTGTGAAGAGGAGGGTCCATGTTCAACATCATCAGCTGCTGCTGAGCGAGCTCCTCCTCCGGCAACTCCCAAATGAACGTCGCCTTATGAGAAGAAGAAAAATGTTCGTAATCCCTGTTGACCGCGACGCAATCGTTGTAGCGGGTTACCGCCCAGAAACCAGGCCCGTCGATCTCGTCGTGCCACACGACCCCTTGCTTGCGCAGTTCGGCGAACCAGTCGTAGGGAACGCCGCGTACATAGATCGATGAGTCGGTCAGGTCGATCGCTGGGCCCGATCGCCCGGGTGCTGCAGTCATAAAAACCGAAACTAAGAGGCGTTACCAAGCCGGTCAACGGCCACGGCCCACTCTACGGAACGCCCGCAAAACCGGCTTATCGACCGTGGCGAACGGCGGCTTCCATCAGGAGCATTGCCGGTAATGCGCCGGCCTCCTCACCGGTGAGCGCCCTGTCCGAAATGTCCACCCGACAGAACGGAAATTGGCGAAGCCGGCAAAACTTTTCGCCTCCATCCCGACAGACCGGGACAATCTGATTGTGACATGACCCGAGTGACGTTGATCACATCTGTAACGTGTAGTAAGCGTTACCCACGCCATAGGTAACCGACCCCGGGGGGGAACGTATGAGTGTTACTGCAGCAGGCTCGGTGGATCGACCATCCGGTCTTTCCTGGTTGTGGAAGCGGCAACTGGACTCCTATCCCGACACCGCTCAGCGCATCACCTACCTCGGCATCACGGTGTTGTCGACCGTGATGCTCTATTACGAGTTGTACGTAGGCGGGTCGGTGTCCACGCTGTTCCTGGCGAAGTTCCATATGAGCTTCAGCTTCCTCGTGTACACGCTTGCGATCGGCAACTTGATCGGAGCGTTCGGCTCGCTGTTCGCCGGTCTCACCGACCGGTTAGGGAGGACCAACCTGGTCGTCGGCGGTCTGATAATCACCGCAGTATTCGTTGGGTTCATCATCCCGGCAGCCCCGAACAAGTGGGCCTTCACGATCGAGGGATGGGCGGTCGCAGTGGTTGAGGGAATCTGCCTGGTCGCCACACCTGCGCTGATCCGCGATTTCTCACCCCAGGTGGGCCGAGCTACAGCGATGGGCTTCTGGACCAGCGGCCCGGTGCTCGGCAGCCTGATCGTGGCCGTGGTCGCGACGAACACTATCGGGGCCAACCCATCCCCGAGCTTCTGGACCCACGAGTACCACATCTGCGGGATCGCT is part of the Acidimicrobiales bacterium genome and harbors:
- a CDS encoding sigma-70 family RNA polymerase sigma factor — translated: MADQAQFAEQAMQYMGSLYSAALRMTRNPADAEDLVQETYLKAYRAFGTFKEGTNLKAWLYRILTNTYINSYRARRRRPEQTDLDEVEDLYLYRRLGGLEAANAGRSAEEQVLEHFTEGDVKDAVEALPEQFRMAVLLADVEGFSYKEIADILDVPIGTVMSRLHRGRKALQKTLLDFGKERGLVDQTAESTS
- a CDS encoding NAD(P)H-dependent glycerol-3-phosphate dehydrogenase, encoding MNVTVLGAGSWGTTVASLTTALNSTVLWARNPEVAGEVNQEHTNATYLPGVTLPRRLRATADLEEAARFADVLIVGVPSKGFRATVEESRKWVRPWIPVVSLTKGFEVGSLLRMTQIIEEQLPGHPAAALSGPNLAREIMAGQAAASVVATDDLGVAAGLQGLLRHKLFRVYRNHDVIGAEVGGALKNVIAIASGIGEGLGVGDNTRAAVMTRGLAELMRLGVAMGAESQTLAGLAGMGDLVATCMSPFSRNRTVGELLGRGKPLDQILAEMHMVAEGVGTAKTALSLAEMYGVELPICEEIHKVVLGQQRPVDAYRGLRAAGHEADPG
- the rsrA gene encoding mycothiol system anti-sigma-R factor is translated as MEGKAREPSVDDLMGGGDCADALHTLYHYLDGELTADRRQAIQEHLDHCAPCLRAFDFEAELKVVIARSCRDQVPDSLRQRIAESIEKASKSRPDFV
- a CDS encoding zinc-dependent metalloprotease encodes the protein MAEVISWDTASQVARKVASRQPQLSRYERRVLEADFAELTAQAEELVTAETGLRSLAGAARARVVDRPEWVEANVASFQRLLRPVTDKLGERLERTHKVGSAFTQLSRVMSGGEVGLVLGWMSTRVLGQYDQLLIEEERPEDQDMVYYVGPNIVSLERKYGFPPREFRLWLALHEVTHRAQFTGVPWMRGHFLSLVERTLSAIDPDPKQLLEALRRTAAAVRSGNNPLDEGGLVTLIASPEQYEAIQEIGGMMSLLEGHGDITMDRAGTDRIPSAKRFSSVLRQRRQQRGFAKALSVLIGLDAKLRQYEQGERFIEAVEGAGGKSLLSKVWEGPGWLPSWPEIRNPQTWIDRATAAPPLALG
- the hpt gene encoding hypoxanthine phosphoribosyltransferase — its product is MDFTEDPVLGEVVVPEDKLQARIAELGEQITADYQDRPPLLVGVLKGACLFLSDLARAIRLPVELDFMAVSSYGSSTHTSGVVRIVKDLDIDLTGRHVLIVEDIVDSGLTLSYLRRNLWARHPASLEVVALLVKDGLQSVELDLAYEGFRIPPEFVVGYGLDVAERYRNLPYVVTYRGTAETTAN
- the folE gene encoding GTP cyclohydrolase I FolE; this translates as MSELRRIDDRDLAVAKSTVDIPRLERAVREILLAIGEDPDRDGLVATPNRVARMYEEIFSGLREDPGDHLSVVFEADHDEMVMVKDIPIYSVCEHHLVPWFGSAHVAYIPNEDGRITGLSKLARLVDGFSKRPQVQERLTSQVADCLEQVLAPRGVLVVVEAEHLCMSMRGVKKPGALTVTSAVRGLMRKSVAARSEAMSFIHGGHGGR
- the ftsH gene encoding ATP-dependent zinc metalloprotease FtsH — translated: MKKVLRSPIVWALIAVIIALLLFDALRSGPSQTTVSLSDYDNAVANKTVATAVIHDGSDTITGKMRDGTAYVVQYPERLTQPLTDKIIASGAAVKVTHSKSNPWITIFLENYLPIILIVGLFLFAVNSMQGGGSRVMQFGKSRAKTAGKDQPKVTFADVAGADEAVAELQEIKEFLEAPGRFQALGAKIPKGVLLFGPPGTGKTLLARAVAGEAGVPFFSISGSDFVEMFVGVGASRVRDLFEQAKANAPAIVFMDEIDAVGRHRGAGLGGGHDEREQTLNQLLVEMDGFDVRGGVILIAATNRPDILDPALLRPGRFDRQIVVDRPDLAGRRQILSVHARGKPLSKSAELDVLAKRTPGFTGADLSNLLNEAAILAARRNLRQIGMRECEEAIDRVLAGPERKTVVMSDHDKLVTAYHEAGHAIVGHVLTHADPIHKVSIVARSRSLGLTFTLPEDRYNHSRSQLRDMMAMALGGRTAEELVFDEPTTGAENDIEKVTRIARAMVTEYGMSDELGPQQLGQREGEVFLGREFGHQANYSEEVAARIDRAVRGLIEEAHSRAGAVLTHHRATLDRMARELVEKETLDSMDLEAILGPLAGWPPHEAAKRPAAADAGGKRRSGRGAAGTPIPAKAEPAPEAEGASPGRRRRPLTAPGRAPVGAATRSQARSDKSTALPAQRRQQAKSGGDDSGAASTARPRPRPKPGTQQ
- the tilS gene encoding tRNA lysidine(34) synthetase TilS; amino-acid sequence: MEALLDRCDFPLPGAAVNVAVSGGADSFALLALATTAGLNVTAFHVDHGLREGSDLEAETVAKAAARFEARFESLAVRLDPGPDLEARARAARYSVLPPAVMTGHTMDDQAETVLLNLLRGAGLDGLAGIKRDPSRPLLGLRRSETEALCLEEGLAVLKDPTNDDPRFLRNRVRHELIPLLSDIAGRDVVPVLARQADLLRDEATLLDQLSARLDPTDARGLREAPLPLVRRALRKWLRDPEQGGDDEAHPPSSAEVARVIEVVLGAATACELSGARRVSRSSGRLTVESGSPAKPR